A stretch of DNA from Agrobacterium cucumeris:
GAATGCGACCTGTCCGGAAGTTTAGACCGGATGGCAGTGGGACAAGCCCACGGATGACGTCGGGATGATGCAAATCCTCGCGGAAGACAAGAAGGCTCCGCGCCTTTTCTCAGAACAGGCGCTTCAGCGGGGTAGCTTCCGGCTGCGGGCTGCTCTTCGGCGTCTCGCTATTATCGGCAGATCTGCTGCGCAGGGCCGCATAATAGGCGTTCTTATGTTCGTACATATTCATATCGGCGCGGCGCACCAGCGATTCCATCGTCTCGCCGGCTTCGCTGGTCGCCACCCCCAGCGACAGGCTGAGCGGCGCGCTTGAATAAAACTGGTTGTTGATCTTCAGCAGCTCATAGACTGTTTCGACCATGGCGGCGGCAATCTGCCTGTCGGCGCCGGGAAGAAGGATGGCGAATTCGTCACCGCCGATGCGCGCTGCATGGTTGGGCGCAGTCACCACGCCATTCAGCACCTCACCCACCCGCCGCAGCAGGGCGTCGCCGGCATCATGGCCGAGCTTGTCATTGGCCTCCTTCAGGCCGTTGAGATCGATGACGATGGCGGAAACCGGCCTGAGCGCGTTGCGCTCCAGCCGGTTCAATTCGTCCGAATAAAAGGCGCGGTTGTGCAGCTTGGTCAGCACATCGTGCTTGCCGAGATATTCGAGATAGGCTTCCGCCTTCTTGCGCGCGGTAATGTCCGTCAGCGCCACCTGCACCAGCGACCAGTCATGCTCATGGCCGGGGAAAACGGAAAAATGCAGCAGAACATGCCGCTCCGAACCATCAAGCGCATAATTCACCACCTCGCGATGGTGGTTGAGATTGCCGTTCCAAAGCTCCATCAGCTGCTCGCGGAACGGCTTTTCCATCTCACCACGGAAAATATCGCCGAGCCGCTGCAGCAGAACCTGCCGGTCCGGTGCGCAAAACAGGTCGAGCGTGGCTCGATTGACGTCGATGACACGGATTTCGCTCATGCATTGCCGCACGAATTCCGGATGCACATCCGTGAACACCCGGAAATCGACGATGCCGCGATCCCTGACCTCTTCGATCAGCCGACGCACGCGGCTGAAATCTTCCACCCAGAGCGAAACCGGCGAATGTTTGAACATGCCCTCGGCATAACGGCGATTGATAAGCTCCTTGCGGCGGGCTTCTTCCCGTTCCGTCACATCCTCGGTGGTCAAAAGCAGCCGGCTGAGCGTGTTCTCGTGGCCGGGTATGACCGCGCCGCGCAGCTGAATATCAAGCCGCCTGCCGCCGATCGAATAATTCACCGCATTGCTGGTAAATTCCGTCCGCCCCGCCCAGAGTTCGGAAAGCTCGTTCACATGGCTTTCCAGCATGTCGTCGCGAAAAATCCGATGCAGATTGTCGACGAGATGCGCCTGATCACGCGCTTCAAACAGTTCCAGCGTCTTGGCATTGACCTGGATGACGCGGATTTTCTGCGAACAGGCCGCAACACGCGATAAATCTTCCAGAAGAAACGCCCTGATATCCTCAACGCCCTCAGCCCGCCAGATATCGAACTGGCTCTTCACGGCGCTGAAATCCTCGATCCACATCGCGACCGGCGCGAGATTGAAGATATTGGTATCGATCGTTTCACTCATACGGGCAGTCTTCTCAAGGGGAGATGCAGGCGGATGCCAAATGGTGCGGCACGGCGACGACCGTCCGCATATGTGGATTTATTAGGGATATTCGATTTAACGCAAGCATTTATCGCGCAACCCGCCGGATTGCGCGATAATTCACGGATTTCGCCGCCGGGATGCCCTTTACCAGAGCTTCACGTGACGGTTCACATCCTTGTAGAGCAGGTAACGGAACCGGCCCGGGCCGCCCGCATAACAGGCCTGTGGGCAATAGGCGCGCAGCCACATGAAGTCACCCGCCTCAACTTCCACCCAGTCTTCGTTCAGCCGATAGACCGCCTTGCCCTCCAGCACGTAAAGACCATGTTCCATCACATGGGTTTCCATGAAGGGAATGGTCGCACCCGGCTGGAAGGTGACGATGTTGAGGTGCATGTCGTAACGTACGTCTTCGGGATCGATGAAGCGCGTCGTCGCCCATTTGCCCTCGGTATCGGGCATGGCCGACATGGCGATCTCGTCTTCATGCGAAAAGATCGCCGGCGGGGCCTCCAGCCCGTCAACCGCCTGAAACACCTTGCGGACCCAATGGAACTTGACGGGCGCCTTGCCCGAGTTTGTGATCTGCCAGCGCGCACCGGCCGGCAGGTAGGCGAACGAGCCCTCCCGCAACGCATGCTGCGCGCCCTCGAAGGTCACGGTCATTTCGCCATCGACGACGAAGATCGCCGCCTGCGCCCGCTCGTCCGGCTCCGGCCGCTCACTGCCGCCACCGGGCTGCACTTCGACGATATATTGCGCGAAAGTCTCGGAAAAACCCGTCATCGGCCGGGCGATGATCCAGGCCCGCGTGCCGGTCCAGTGCGGCAGCACGCTTGTCACGATATCGGACATCACGGTCTTGGGGATGACCGCATAGGCGGTCTTGAAAACAGCCTTGCTCGACAGCAGTTCCGTCTGCCCCGGCAGACCGCCCATATCCGAATAATATCTCTTCATTTCAGCCATTCCATTCTGCAACGCATCAGGCGCGGATTCTTAAGGCCGCGATATGGTTTAATCAAATGGTTATTGGTGAGGGGCGAGTGACGGAATGGGGCACGACGTCGCCGCGCATTTCTTCTCCCCGCCGGGGAGAAGGTGGCCCGAAGGGTCGGATGAGGGGGCAACGTCAGCGATAGATCGCACCCTCGCCCCCTCATCCCGCTGCCGCGGACTTCTCCCCGGTGGGGAGAAGAAACAGGCGGCACGCGCTCGCTTCCCATGAGGGAATAACGAGCGGCTTTCTATCTCACGCCTTCTTACGCATCGTCGCATAGACGATATTGTGGTTCTCGCCGAAGAACACCTCCGCCTCGATACTTGCAGGATCGGCGCTGGCATTGATGATCCGCCACATATCCGCCTTCGAGCGCAGCAGCAGCGCCCAGTTCATGAAGGTCTCCATATAGCCGTCGACGACGATATCTTCGGAGAAGTTGGCGAAGAGGAACATGCCGCCGGGCTTCAGCATCTCCATGCAGCGCCGTGTCAGCTTGATCGCCACGCGGTCGTTCAGATAATCATAAAGGCCGGCCGCATAGATCAGATCGAAGCTGCCGAGCTCCTGCGTGCGCAGCACGATATCGCGCACCGAACCGTCAATTGCCTCCACACCGCGGCCGCCGAAATCACGGGCGACGGAGCCGACGCTCAAGGGATCCTGATCCAGCGCCACCCAGCGCTTGATCCTGCCCTCTTTCAGCGCCACCGAAGCATCGGCCTCACGCAGGTGGCCGGAGGCAATGGTGAGGATTTCCGTCTCCTCGCCATGGCGGGCGGCGGCCTCATCCACGAACCGCGTCAGCAGGTCCCGCCGCTCGCGCACGGCAACCGAGGAGCTGGCATCTTTCGTATAATCGTAAAGGGCGGCCCCCAGCGGGGAGGCGTTTTTCACCTGTTCGGCAACGCTGTCGTGACCGTAGATGAAATCGAGCAGCTGGGCGTCGCCCGAATAGCCCCTCGGCTTTTCAAACGACCACCGGGTGAAGGGATCTTCGAGAAAATGCTCCGACACGGCGTGATTCTGTACCAGCGGGATCAGTTCTGCCCACACGCTGGAGTGGAGTTTATCGCGCAATCCATGCAGCGCGCCTGCCGTCCGATGTATTATCTCACGTGCTAAAACACCATTGTCGAATTGCTGCTGTGCCAATTCGAGAATGATGGCAATCTCTGCTTTCGCAACTGCGAACTGCTCATCG
This window harbors:
- a CDS encoding sensor domain-containing diguanylate cyclase, with the protein product MSETIDTNIFNLAPVAMWIEDFSAVKSQFDIWRAEGVEDIRAFLLEDLSRVAACSQKIRVIQVNAKTLELFEARDQAHLVDNLHRIFRDDMLESHVNELSELWAGRTEFTSNAVNYSIGGRRLDIQLRGAVIPGHENTLSRLLLTTEDVTEREEARRKELINRRYAEGMFKHSPVSLWVEDFSRVRRLIEEVRDRGIVDFRVFTDVHPEFVRQCMSEIRVIDVNRATLDLFCAPDRQVLLQRLGDIFRGEMEKPFREQLMELWNGNLNHHREVVNYALDGSERHVLLHFSVFPGHEHDWSLVQVALTDITARKKAEAYLEYLGKHDVLTKLHNRAFYSDELNRLERNALRPVSAIVIDLNGLKEANDKLGHDAGDALLRRVGEVLNGVVTAPNHAARIGGDEFAILLPGADRQIAAAMVETVYELLKINNQFYSSAPLSLSLGVATSEAGETMESLVRRADMNMYEHKNAYYAALRSRSADNSETPKSSPQPEATPLKRLF
- a CDS encoding class I SAM-dependent methyltransferase, with the translated sequence MVRVKKKNLDGASLITPDTVAKEIFARKTETFDEQFAVAKAEIAIILELAQQQFDNGVLAREIIHRTAGALHGLRDKLHSSVWAELIPLVQNHAVSEHFLEDPFTRWSFEKPRGYSGDAQLLDFIYGHDSVAEQVKNASPLGAALYDYTKDASSSVAVRERRDLLTRFVDEAAARHGEETEILTIASGHLREADASVALKEGRIKRWVALDQDPLSVGSVARDFGGRGVEAIDGSVRDIVLRTQELGSFDLIYAAGLYDYLNDRVAIKLTRRCMEMLKPGGMFLFANFSEDIVVDGYMETFMNWALLLRSKADMWRIINASADPASIEAEVFFGENHNIVYATMRKKA
- a CDS encoding bifunctional allantoicase/(S)-ureidoglycine aminohydrolase — encoded protein: MAEMKRYYSDMGGLPGQTELLSSKAVFKTAYAVIPKTVMSDIVTSVLPHWTGTRAWIIARPMTGFSETFAQYIVEVQPGGGSERPEPDERAQAAIFVVDGEMTVTFEGAQHALREGSFAYLPAGARWQITNSGKAPVKFHWVRKVFQAVDGLEAPPAIFSHEDEIAMSAMPDTEGKWATTRFIDPEDVRYDMHLNIVTFQPGATIPFMETHVMEHGLYVLEGKAVYRLNEDWVEVEAGDFMWLRAYCPQACYAGGPGRFRYLLYKDVNRHVKLW